The Ptiloglossa arizonensis isolate GNS036 chromosome 2, iyPtiAriz1_principal, whole genome shotgun sequence sequence tgaatatttgaattttcaaatatttgaatttttgaatttttaaatatttgaattttcaaatttttgaatttttaaatatttgaattttcaaatttttaaatttttgaatttttaaatatttgaattttcaaatttttgaatttttaaatatttgaattttcaaatttttgaatttttaaatatttgaattttcaaatttttaaatatttgaatttttgaattttcaaatttttaaatatttgaaatttgaattttcaaattttcaaatatttgaattttcaaatttttaaatttttgaattttcaaatatttgaattttcaaatatttgaattttcaaatatttgaattttcaaatttttaaatatttgaattttcaaatttttgaatttttaaatatttgaattttcaaatttttaaatttttaaatatttgaattttcaaatttttgaatttttaaatatttgaattttcaaatttttgaattttcaaatttttaaatatttgaaatttgaattttcaaattttcaaatatttgaattttcaaatttttgaatttttgaattttcaaatttttgaatttttaaatatttgaatttttgaattttcaaatttttgaatttttaaatatttgaattttcaaatttttgaatttttaaatatttgaattttcaaatttttaaatttttgaatttttaaatatttgaattttcaaatttttgaatttttaaatatttgaattttcaaatttttgaatttttaaatatttgaattttcaaatttttgaatttttaaatatttgaattttcaaatttttaaatatttgaatttttgaattttcaaatttttaaatatttgaaatttgaattttcaaattttcaaatatttgaattttcaaatttttgaatttttaaatatttgaattttcaaatttttgaattttcaaatatttgaattttcaaatttttaaatatttgaattttcaaatttttaaatatttgaattttcaaatttttgaatttttaaatatttgaattttcaaatttttaaatttttaaatatttgaattttcaaatttttgaatttttaaatatttgaattttcaaatttttgaattttcaaatttttaaatatttgaaatttgaattttcaaattttcaaatatttgaattttcaaatttttgaatttttgaattttcaaatttttgaatttttaaatatttgaatttttgaattttcaaatttttgaatttttaaatatttgaattttcaaatttttgaatttttaaatatttgaattttcaaatttttaaatttttgaatttttaaatatttgaattttcaaatttttgaatttttaaatatttgaattttcaaatttttgaatttttaaatatttgaattttcaaatttttgaatttttaaatatttgaattttcaaatttttaaatatttgaatttttgaattttcaaatttttaaatatttgaaatttgaattttcaaattttcaaatatttgaattttcaaatttttgaatttttaaatatttgaattttcaaatttttaaatatttgaattttcaaattttcgaatttttaaatatttgaattttcaaatttttgaatttttaaatatttgaattttcaaatttttgaattttaaatatttgaattttcaaatttttgaatttttaaatatttgaattttttagtttttgaatttttaaacttttgaatttttaaatatttgaattttcaaatttttaaatatttgaaatttgaattttcaaatttttgaatatttgaattttcaaattttcaaatttttaaatatttgaaatttgagttttcaaatttttgaatatttgaattttcaaatatttgaatttttgaatttttaaatatttgaattttcaaatttttgaatttttaagtatttgaattttcaaatttttaaatttttgaattttcaaatttttaaatatttgaattttcaaaattttgaatatttgaattttcaaattgttaaatatttgaatttttgaatttacaaattttttaattttcaaatatttaaatttttgaattttcaaatttttaaattttccaatatttaaatttccaaaTCTTTACAggttcaaatatttaattttcaaattttgaaatatttaaattttgaaattttcagaTTTTTAACCCATTTACATCAATGCGCTGAATAATTCGCGAGTCGCGACTGTACACTATTACCTAGCACGGAATAATACACGAGTGGCGACTGtcgactatcaccgagcgcggaatagTCCGCGAGCCTAcgactcccattttaccagttgcaactggtacgtttaaccatttctgagaactttttGGTTCCATTAGTTTGATATACatcagtgtattctaaataagttttactTTTTTGCGataatctttcaaactgcctctatgagtgttgcggcacgcaaaagagtctataaaaagatattttgctatataatattatgtattaatcgttttaaacagtatattattaaataattttgatgctcgttactgcacatacGATCAACCGCTCGCGGTGGTACAGGTCAGTCGTTAGTTGAACGtcgctgatgtttgaacgcggcatCCTAAGGagaccgatgatgcaaatgggttaatatCTTTATCCGGTCGGGAATCGGGACGCGGAACTCGGAACACGGAAGGGAGGGGGGCGGTATGTAAATAAATCCACATTCAGAGAAAGAGGCCCGTGGGCGAGTTACGACGGGGATGAAtccgtaaaaaatcgtggaaacgTTCCAGGAGAGACGCGAGGCGGACGATGTCGTTATCGTCGGCGCTCTTTCAGTTCGCAAAACGACGAAGCGTGATTGCGCAGTGACGAGTACCGTGGCGAACTATACCAGCTGTTCGACTACCAATGCAGCGAATCTGTGTCAGTCAGGCCGGGCTGCAAAACGGGCGCTGAGTCGACGATCAGTGTTCGTCGGTGTTCCAGCCGGGTCTGGTGGGTAGGTTAGTCGCGTTGCGTCGCGGCGCGCGCGGTTCGCAGTGTCGCAGTACCGCGCGCATCATCCCTGCACTCTTACCCTACTTTTGTAAATCGTTCTCAACGAGTTGCACGGCCTATCAACGGCCTAACACCCGGCGATTCGACGCCGATATCGAGGGGGGACCAGAATTCGCTAACGAGAAAGAACGCGCGCCCGTATCCGTACGTGTGCGTCTCTCCATGTACACGCGAAACGTGCTCACTTGTGCGCGAGTAAAATTCGTTCCAAACGGAATCGTACGCGCAACGGACCGAACCGTGCGTTAAGTAGCAGCAACAACGAAAACAAccgttttcatttttctcgcgaTAATCACCGCGTCGTCGTATCGTTCTTGCGAGTCGATCGGtgggaatgtctcgagatcgcgggaacgatcgttcgatgataATTGGTGAAGAACGACGAAGCATCGCGCGAATTTGATCGTTCGTTACGAAATACGAATACCATGTGTTCCGCGGATTCGTTCGACGTTAACCGCGAGGGACAAGGGGACCGAGAAAGGAACAGGGACGTGAAATTGCACCATTAGAAACGAAAGCGCGCGGAAGAAAACCACCCGGTGGCGCAggtaagagaaaagaaaaaaagagaaaaaagattgAAGGGGCGAGAAGAGTCGAGATTCGTCGAACCTAGCCTGTAATGGTAACGATAAACGCGCGCGATTCGTTGCAACGGGTAGGTTGAGGCGTCGCGGAACGCGTACGTaggaaataatttattaccCGTGGGAGTGGATACGGAGGTCGACGATCCGAAACGGCGCGCGGTACGAGTCGCTCGGGCAAAATGTTCAACCTCTATCAGAACTTGAACAAGAAGGACGAGGAGCACAAGGAACCGGTCGTTACCGGTCACGACCGATTCTGGCAGGAACGGCCGAGAACGCGGCGAAAACGTCGCGCCGTCAATCGGAGAACTCAGAGTGCCATCGAACTCGATTCCGAGGCTATAGTATCCGCACGGGGAACTCTGCGCCGTGGAAGAAGCGCGAGTATCGAGGACGAGGACAGCGACGAAGAGAAGGGCTACCAATTGACCAATAAAATCGACAATCTAGCAAAAATATTGTTCAGTCGCGTGTCCGCCGCACGGGGTTGCAAGGACTCCGATGTCAGGTAATTAACAACCACTGTAACCGTTCGgtagctatttttttttttccacttcgTTAACCGAGTCCAACTGTTTACCGATCGCCCGCGCGACGAACGAGGGAAAACGGAACGTATCGTACAATCGATACGAGCCGAGTTACTCGATTACAGCCAACGACAGCAAAATCGCGCGTTGCTACCTGCTCTCCCGAGTTCGAACCTGTTAACGCTCGTGACCGAAGAGCTCTCCGACGTTTCTGAAATATCTTTTACCGAgcgtatcgatcgatttcgagcaTCCTCCTCGCTACCTTGATTGCACGACGAGCGCGTCACGAAGCGAAACAAGCACGTATCGCGTACACGGGAACCTAgtcggtggtggtggggggttcgtcgattcgattcgatcgcgtaaCGATCGCTCGAACTGTCGATCGCGCGCCAATACGCTtacgcgtttcgaacgatccgCGTGTCGATCCAAAGAACTTACAACGACCGAAAACACAGTAAACATACTATGTGTCTATACGACGTTCGTTAAACTTCTGTTTCGACACGGTTCCATCGTGACGATGCAGAAACCCTCGCGGAACGTACGAGTACCGAAATCGCGGCAGATGACGTTCGTTCGCGGAAATAAAAAAAGTTGAagaggaaaggaaagaaaaaatcgcAAACCGTCGTCGAGAACGCACCGACATTATTTTACAACTGTCGTCTAATTGGATGAAACCCTTGCACTCGTATGGACAGATGACTGGCTGCTCGTTGGTAACGCGGTCGATCCGGTTTGTAGTCGCTGATTCGAGAATCTAATCCGTTATTGGCACCGCTCGGGAAACCGTTCACCCGACCGACGAATTGTCGTTAAACACGATTACGATTTCACGAATAATTCGACGAACACCGAAAACTATCGCCGTCTGCTTTCCTTTCTCGTTCTTTCCATCCGATTGTTTTCGGCTATCGCagattttaaccctttgcactcgagcggCGCCGATTTGAAGTGTGAAATTTCAGCAGcgctgaaattttattatttgtatacgcttgttcgtttataaatttttttaaagtatcTGTAAAATGTTTGCCCAATTTGGCCGAAATCGAGTTGCTGGTTTGCGCGAGCGTAAaaggcctcgagtgcaaagggttaattacgAAACGCTGAAAGATCGAGAAAATAAAGACGCGAAGGACGCGACAAGGTCGAAACTTACGATTCCTACAAACGGGGAAGAAAATTTATTGGCTCGTTTGGAGAATCGTCTTGTTTTCCAAAACGAAAAGTatacaatttaatgaaatgtttttacgctctaaaaaaatcgtctttcatttacccaaaaagaaaaaaaaaacgaaacgactttccgaacaacgcaTCGCGAGCAAAGGTAAACGAATGATTATTTTCGTAATTGCCCGATGTACTATACAGTTGCGAGACACACACCTCGTCCTGTCCGCGCGAAACAAAGAGGAAAACTTCAAAGCTCCTCCCAAGCCCTGCAGCTCGCGTTCAATTTTTCCCTATTCAATGAGCCATTCGAGATACGCGTAGAACCTCGATATTTGCGTGAGAACCGCCGCGTTCGTTTCATTGTATCGGCAAGTGGAAAGAACGGTCACTTGGCAACAAGTGTGTCCTCGGTTTCGTACAAAGCGGATCGTTGGTAATAGATCGACCGATCGCACGTTCAACAACACGAGCAAGGGAAGGAGGCATTGGGTAGCGAGGAATACGCGAACGAAGCTAACGTCTCGGTTACCTCGATAAGAGGCAAGGGATCTACGACCCCGTTTATCCGGCGACTGTCGCGATTCCGCGCGTACGTTCGTTTCCACTTCGAAATAGGTCAAACGGCGGAGGTGTGCGCGTACAATGTAGAAAAAGACGCACGGGACGAAAAACGATGTTCGCGCGTTTCCGAGGGCGCGGTCCAGTCACGGTTGCCCTCGTacacaacgaaacgaaaatccgTTCCTCGTTGTTGTATATCACTTGGCGTGTGCCCGAGACAGAAATGGAAGACACAGCTACACGGCACTAGGTCACGGACCGTCCGTTTGCGAGGACGTTGGCGAGTACatggaaatggagaaaagatCCCGGGACCGTGCCTTATCAATCTGCCAGGCTTATATCCGAGGAACGCCACGCTACAGTCTCATCAAGCAGCTGAATAATCTCGGTAAGCCCGATCGTCCTGTCCCTCCTCTCGTTTCTGCCCCTCTTTATTTTCCAGCGTGTAAAACGCGCGCATAAACGGCTACGTAAGTATTCCAGCGCGGGAACGAGTGTCCTTCCTCCTCGAGGAATAACTCGGTGAAGACTTGGTCCCAGTGGCGGGTCCGTGTACCCGGGTTTCCGGGATATTCGATCACCGGAGGAAGGTCTTTCGTTCTTCATGCGTTAAGTGCGGTGATAACGTTACGCGCTTTCGTATCTCGGTCGTAGAAAGAAACTTGGCTACTAcggtatttgttttcttttttttctttcctctctcTGATGTTTCAGGCTCGAGAATGGACAAACACTGGTTCGCGGTGAGAGACACTTCCCTGAAGACCGATCGACTGATCACGTTGGCTCCGTTGAGCCGAAATTGTTCATTGAGTATTTCTCCGTTGACGAAAAATATCTTAAACGATTTGTTCTTAGCGTTGCAACATCCGTACATATGTCCTATATTCgatatcgattttctcgaatacGAGAACCAGAATTACGTGATCCTGGTCCAACCGATCAGTCAAGGTAGTCTGAAAGACTTGATATACGGGGTGAGTAGTGTACGGGGTAATCGCGCGGCAACACCGATCCGACGAGAAACGAGGTGATTTGTGACGCGTGGCTGTTCCTGTTCGATAGATCGAAAGAACAGGCTGGAACGAAGATTGGGGCCAGAAGTACGCTTCCAGGGGCAAGGGACTCCCCTTGCCCCAGGTTCAACAAATGGGGCGGCAAGTGTTGGAAGCGTTGATCTTTTTGAAAGAAAGAGGATTCCCAACCGTGACCCATTTGCATTCGGGAAACGTGCTCGTCCAAAACGGTGTCGCGCGGCTCGCCGGCCTCGAGAACACGCTTCTCGGTTTCACCAGTCGTATACATCCGGTGATCGCTTCACGAATTTCGCAAACGAGCACCACCATCGACACGATATGTTTCGGTAAGATCGATTTCaagttatcgttcgatcgaagcatAAGcatcgttattttatttttttttttactaacaAAAAATATCTTACCCAACGTCGAATGTCCTTTTAGGTCATATGCTATTCGAAATGTGCGCTGGTTACGAATTACGATCGTTTAAACCGAATTCCGTGCATCTCTCGGATCTTGAAATGTATCCACAAGTACaaatctctctctatctatctatctatttaactATCTGTCGATCGCACTCATCCGCTcgcttacttttttttttttctttctcgaccgTACGACATTGTCACTCGGCTCGATTTTTTCATGGTACCCGTAAGAATTGTAGCGGTAGCGACGCTCGCGTAACTGTGAGAAGAAGCAACGTGTGGTCGAAGACGTACGATCGATCGGGAGAAGTTCCCGGACGATGCGAGTCtgagagaaaaataaacgaaaccgtTGAAATTCGCGCGCTTCGACCGATCGTTGTTCCATTTATCCGGTGGTccatgaaaaaatacgcaaactttCTCTCACGAGTTTGGGAACTGATCGAATTGTTCACGTATACAGGTTATCGAGTTACTGAAATTTATATTCGGCGAACCAACTAATCGTCACAAAATCATCGAAGAGCTTCTCGTTCATGATTTATTTAGAAACATCGATCTTCGTGAAATGCGAAGCGCTCCCGTCACGGTAAGAGTACTAATTATacacacgtatgtatatataatatttcttttcttttctttttttttctctctttcaaaATTTGCACGTTTCCTCGAACACTGTCAAGGTTTGATCAACTACTCG is a genomic window containing:
- the Slob gene encoding slowpoke binding protein isoform X3; the protein is MFNLYQNLNKKDEEHKEPVVTGHDRFWQERPRTRRKRRAVNRRTQSAIELDSEAIVSARGTLRRGRSASIEDEDSDEEKGYQLTNKIDNLAKILFSRVSAARGCKDSDVRNGRHSYTALGHGPSVCEDVGEYMEMEKRSRDRALSICQAYIRGTPRYSLIKQLNNLGSRMDKHWFAVRDTSLKTDRLITLAPLSRNCSLSISPLTKNILNDLFLALQHPYICPIFDIDFLEYENQNYVILVQPISQGSLKDLIYGIERTGWNEDWGQKYASRGKGLPLPQVQQMGRQVLEALIFLKERGFPTVTHLHSGNVLVQNGVARLAGLENTLLGFTSRIHPVIASRISQTSTTIDTICFGHMLFEMCAGYELRSFKPNSVHLSDLEMYPQVIELLKFIFGEPTNRHKIIEELLVHDLFRNIDLREMRSAPVTIFRPTLTPPIVNLLDGIKRQNVNKRQRSRSISDVYLTRRFW
- the Slob gene encoding slowpoke binding protein isoform X2; the protein is MFNLYQNLNKKDEEHKEPVVTGHDRFWQERPRTRRKRRAVNRRTQSAIELDSEAIVSARGTLRRGRSASIEDEDSDEEKGYQLTNKIDNLAKILFSRVSAARGCKDSDVRNGRHSYTALGHGPSVCEDVGEYMEMEKRSRDRALSICQAYIRGTPRYSLIKQLNNLGSRMDKHWFAVRDTSLKTDRLITLAPLSRNCSLSISPLTKNILNDLFLALQHPYICPIFDIDFLEYENQNYVILVQPISQGSLKDLIYGIERTGWNEDWGQKYASRGKGLPLPQVQQMGRQVLEALIFLKERGFPTVTHLHSGNVLVQNGVARLAGLENTLLGFTSRIHPVIASRISQTSTTIDTICFGHMLFEMCAGYELRSFKPNSVHLSDLEMYPQVIELLKFIFGEPTNRHKIIEELLVHDLFRNIDLREMRSAPVTIFRPTLTPPIVNLLDGIKRQNVNKRITSMDDTVDIDTMSLHRPDTVCENSLLDEIYNELSNTAV
- the Slob gene encoding slowpoke binding protein isoform X1, whose product is MFNLYQNLNKKDEEHKEPVVTGHDRFWQERPRTRRKRRAVNRRTQSAIELDSEAIVSARGTLRRGRSASIEDEDSDEEKGYQLTNKIDNLAKILFSRVSAARGCKDSDVRNGRHSYTALGHGPSVCEDVGEYMEMEKRSRDRALSICQAYIRGTPRYSLIKQLNNLGSRMDKHWFAVRDTSLKTDRLITLAPLSRNCSLSISPLTKNILNDLFLALQHPYICPIFDIDFLEYENQNYVILVQPISQGSLKDLIYGIERTGWNEDWGQKYASRGKGLPLPQVQQMGRQVLEALIFLKERGFPTVTHLHSGNVLVQNGVARLAGLENTLLGFTSRIHPVIASRISQTSTTIDTICFGHMLFEMCAGYELRSFKPNSVHLSDLEMYPQVIELLKFIFGEPTNRHKIIEELLVHDLFRNIDLREMRSAPVTNNKHGRYRRYRHNVPAQTRYGLRKFFTRRNIQRAFEHGCIIVGTMFIRYTKQSSDVYLTEVSCIRTFLYQVPKNSFNIQC
- the Slob gene encoding slowpoke binding protein isoform X4, which produces MFNLYQNLNKKDEEHKEPVVTGHDRFWQERPRTRRKRRAVNRRTQSAIELDSEAIVSARGTLRRGRSASIEDEDSDEEKGYQLTNKIDNLAKILFSRVSAARGCKDSDVRNGRHSYTALGHGPSVCEDVGEYMEMEKRSRDRALSICQAYIRGTPRYSLIKQLNNLGSRMDKHWFAVRDTSLKTDRLITLAPLSRNCSLSISPLTKNILNDLFLALQHPYICPIFDIDFLEYENQNYVILVQPISQGSLKDLIYGIERTGWNEDWGQKYASRGKGLPLPQVQQMGRQVLEALIFLKERGFPTVTHLHSGNVLVQNGVARLAGLENTLLGFTSRIHPVIASRISQTSTTIDTICFGHMLFEMCAGYELRSFKPNSVHLSDLEMYPQVIELLKFIFGEPTNRHKIIEELLVHDLFRNIDLREMRSAPVTIFRPTLTPPIVNLLDGIKRQNVNKRQRSRSISDVYLTRRF